The DNA segment TCCACTCCCCTGCCCATAACTGGGTTCCGAGCGTGCTGTCACCTCTGCGCCCAGGTATGTCTCGTGATTCTTGCTTGGCCTGGGCACGCAGGCTCGAGGGTGACCGGGCATACATTCCTGCATTTCCTTCATGATGACATCCTTCATCTTTCATGTAAAAATCATCAACACTGTTCAGACACGTCAACCCAGGGACTCAAGCTGGGACTCCACTTTGTTTTCTGCTATTCAACTTCCTAACGCGCTCCCCGCAGTGTTTGAAGGGGGGCGGGGGCGGGATAAGGCGCCCTGCCGGCTTGGAACGGCAGTGTCCTGCTGGTTCATGTACTGAGAAAGACACACAGGACAGTGCCTGTCTGGGCCGTGGAGCAGCTTAGGGAAGAAGACATGTGACGACTGGGGTTTTAAACAGCCCCGGAGGACAGCTCAGCATGACcctgacaaataataattaaactAATGAAACTCTCCAACGAACTTCAGGGTTTGCATGCACGTGGAAGAAGCCATGTCACTAAAAGGATGTGGCTTGGGCTGGAGAgagagctcagtggaagagcacttgcctaacaggcatgaggccttgggttcaattctcagaaccccCAAAGGGGGGCAATGATTGCAACCCTTATGGATGGCCCAACATCATCTGGCTGGTGGATTTTACTCCATTAAATTTTCCAGTGTGTCTAACTGCATTGCTAAGTTGATGGTGAACAACCTCTTTCTCTGCTGTCCTAAGGTTTATGGATCATCTTTGCTTTTACCAACCTGCCCTGTCGTGGTGCCTTGACACTGTCCTCTCCAGGGGACCATGTTTCTCTGTGTTCCTGACCCCAGCACAGGGTCTGAGTCTTTTCAGGCTTGTAAGAAGCATCTGATCAGTCACACAATGTCAAGACAAGAACATTTCCCCAATTCCATGTAACGTACCATCCTAGAACGTCACTTTAATAGGGCTATTCCCAGAAAGGAGGACAGATTGCCACGCAGGCTCACCCCGCACCACTACAAGCCCAGAGGAGGGCTCTAATACCTCACCGATGGCACACACCCGTACGGACTCACCTGCAGGAGTCTGGTGAGACAGAACCCTCCTGCGAGAGTGAAGTGCAGCCAGGCGccgtggctcacgcctgtaatctcagctcaggaggctgaggcaggaggattgcgagttcaaggccagcctcagcaaaggcaaggcactaagcaactcagcgagaccctgtctctaaataaaatacagaatagggctggggatgtggctcagtggccaagtgcccatgagttcaatccctggtaccaccaccACACCCCTCCAACAAAAAGAGTGAAGTGCAAGTCCGGGGTGGAGCTCAGGTAgaggcacttgcctggcatgtgccagGCCCGGGGTTGGATCCCCACACTgcaattcatcaataaaaaaaaaaaaaaaaaaatagcaaagtgaagccaaacacctttattactcaggcAGCAAGAAGGGACAGCCTCAGGAAGGGGACCTAGGACGGGGGCAGTCTTGTCTGTGCATGGCCCACACGGCAGCCCAGCTGTCGGTTCCAAAGCACACTTCATCTGGCATCACGCCTGGTGGTCACGGAACTCGCTGGGCTACAGTGTTGTGGGAGTCTTGCTCTGGCGGGGCTGGGATAGAGGGACCGGGTTTCAGTTACCTCCCACAAACACCCACCTCTACCCGTCCTGTCCCCATTCTAAAAAGAGTTGGTTAAATCTCCTCTGGGTGTCAATTTTTACAGCCTCCCCAGGATTTTCTTACTTCCTGAGAGTTTCACTTCGGCTAAACTGAGCTGGCTTAGCCTGGATTAAGGAAGGCATTTCTGTCTCTGGTACATCAAATCTGCCTGCTGCTGCTATTTCAGCCATATCTGTCTGCACACATCATTGCATCTGTCTGCTGATTTCCAATCCCTCCAGGAATTTATTCCATGAGACACACAACATCGTAGAAGATCAGGGCTGAGGGCTGTGGTGTCATTTCTCTAGGCTGTGCTGAAGTGGACCCTCTAAATTCTTTTTAATCCTTTTCCAAAATGTGCTAATTGCATCACACCAGAGAATCAAATCATCATGCAATTGATCTGGCTAGAATGTCGTGTAGAATAGATGGGGACACTCCAGTAAACGCTATTTGGTTTTGCACAAGTCCTGCTACTATCAGCAGCAGACCCCAGAGGAAGTCATTCTGTGTTGATTTTAAATGATCTCCATTTCAGAGGAAGCCTTTATCTGACCTGATCCCCTAAATCTTTGGAGACACTTAATGTAGGGACAAAGAGAGATCAGGTGTTGGGAATGGTGGGGATCAGAGCGCTCTGCTTCCGCTTCCACAGGGATAGTGGCGCCCAGGTCTCTCCCACTCTCTGAACTGAACATGGTGCTGTGGCCCTCAGACCTCGCTGGTTCACCTGGGGAGCTCGAGTTCATCAAGTCAGTGACTAACTGCCCTGACTCTCAGTGTTTTTCAGATTTAAGGAGTTTTGCACAAAATGTCCACAACATAGTCATACCTTGCATGACAACGTTTCTATCAGCAATAGACCACACACACGACGGTGGTCCTGTAAGATTAAATGGAGCTGGAAAAGTCTTACCGGCCAGGGATGTCGTAGCCTTGGAACATCACATCACCACCTGCTCACAGTGATGCCAGCATAAACAACCTCGTGTGGTCCCCGGTGTGTAAAAATACAACCATACAATTATTACGTACAGCATGTGATACTTGATACTGATGACAAATGATGACGTGACAGGTTTATTTACTGTACTATGCTTTTGCTGCTATTTTGGAGTATGTTCTCTCTACTTATGAGAAATAGCCTCATCCGTCTCCTGCTCGCTTGTCTCCTGATGGTATGGAGTGGGGACATGGAGTGACAGACCTGCACACCTAGATTTAAGTGAACACACTCTGTGATGCTCCAGCAATGACGAAGTCACCTAATCGTGCATACAGAAGATGTCCCTGTCATTAAGTGACGCAACTGTACCTGAAGTAGCTTCCTACCAGTACCAGTTAAAATGGAGCCTATGCAGACCAAGTTCCCATCCAAGAGCCCATGTCCAATGCAGACTCAGACCAGCTCCCCAGAAAGTGGGTAAATTTGGATGGAGCAGCAGTGACATGTCCTGGGAAAATGTCCTTGGACGTCAAGTGACTGTACTGGGTGCCAGCAGGAAGATGGCGGCTCTTGCCCAAAAATGTTGTAGCCCGTTTCTAACTGCAGATCTACCATGACAGTCCTTCCTTGGGGCTTCCAAGGAAGTTTATTGACAAGTGTCAGGGGCCAAGTCTCACTGAGTACTATCTGAGAGGTCAAGCAACTAGAAATCTAACGAATGATCATTTAACAGAAATAAGAAGTATGAAAAATCTATCTTTTCCTCACAAATACAAAACTGTCTAGAAATACAAAAATCTTGGTGAAAGAAATGATTCCACCTCCCACATACCACATCACACATCTTCTCTTTCCAGATTCTTCCCAAGGCCCACTTCCTTTAGGAAACTGTATTCAAAGGTATCGTTTTGGATATTTTTGGTGGTGAAGAACAAAAGACCCTACCTCTAATAAGCTCTCAAAAGGAATGTGTTAGCTCGCAGACCGAAGAATTCCAGGGGTGAACTGCGGCTTTGAGCACAGTTGTCCAGAGCCCTGGTCTCTGCAATTTTCAGTCTGGTCTCCTCTCTACATTACTTTTGGCCCTGAGGTTGGCTTTCCTTATAGAAAAATGGAAGCAACTATCCCAGGTTTGGATCTGCATTTAACCCAGTGAAGAGCAAGGGAAGGATTCTGCGTTCTAGAGTCCCCATTAAGTTCCTCCTGGCCGTGCTCCTGGGTCAGCACACTTAGGTCTGTGTGTCCACCCTGGACCCAGTGAGCGAGTCTGAGAGATGGAACGCGGGGACTGGATTGACCTGGGTCTCTCACTCCGACACTTGAACTGGGGGTGGCTGCGGCTTTCCTAGAGGCCTGAGCAAATGAAGAGCGAGTGGCTGAGGAAGGGGAAGGTGCACGCCCGGAGGCACCAGCAAGCAGGACTGCCAATCATCTCACCAGTGGTCGGGATCCCCTTATGTTCCAGCCACCCGCTCCCACCTGAGCATTCTGCGTGCTCCTCGCTGTGGTGACATTGTCTTGGTCTGTCTTTGGGTCTTCTGTCCTGCCCTGTGGTGTCTCAAACACACGCATACAGCGCAGTCTTGGTGACTGTCAACCAACTAACACTTTCCAACCCATGGAATGagagtgatgatgatgatgaaaagcAAGTGAAAGGAAGAGAAGTACTCAAAGGTATAACTCACCCCAAAAGCAAAAGCTCGAGTTTAATTTTCACCTTTATGAGATTATAGGAATAATTGCAGACCACAGTCtgcaaataaaacacacacacacacacacacacacacacatatatatatgtatatatgtatatatagaaagcaaaatatttatgtaatctGAAGAAAAACCAGAgcacaggaaatttttttttttctctagctctGGGACATCTCCAAAAGCCAAGCTGGATGATCTTCATAGGATGGAATAGAGTTGCTCTCATTGCCGGCTGAAAGGCACTTAAAGAAATTCAGCTAATCACAGCTCCCTAAATTACTCAGTCATCTAAACATGACCTTAATTCTTGGACAAGTGTGTAAGCAAGAGATAATTGTAAAATATTCGAGTGAATTACATGGTGCTTAAAGTAACTACCATTAAAACCTGAATCTCAGGGACTCAACTCATAGCAGGGGTGGTTACAAGATAGGCAGACGGACTCTCCTGCAGAACAAGACCATACGGCCATGTGGAGAGACTGGCTGCCAATGGATTAGTCATTTCCTGTTCCACGATGCAGCACCACACCACCATCACCcccaacctcctcctcctccaccaccatctccatgACCCCAAACCTTCACCACCATCACAAATACCATCTCCACCACCCTCAGCATCCACTGTCATCAGCACCATCAGGACACCAACATCAACTACCAACATCAGCCTTTACCACCACCATCAACGTCTGCCGTTACTAACAACACCACCATCAGTATCATCTGTCACCATCGATCACCAGTGCCACCAcaaggtttatatttttattcccagtttGCTTTTCAAAATACCTTCCCAGGTCTCATTGGGTGCATCTCATGGTCTCAGTCGCTCTCATCTCCTTGGCAGGGTTGGCAGCTCTGTCCTCATTCTCACTTCATCTGTAATTAAGTTCCAGAGGGGTGAAGTTGCTTGTGCCTGGACACCTAAGTGATTCATCTGAGTCCAAAACTAGTGCTTTCTTTAACGCACAGGACTCTCAGTGAAAGTGAAGGATTCCTAACTTCTCAAGTGAACGACTTTGGTCTTAAACTCAACGGAGTCGGAGTATTTAAATGAAATGGCCCTTTGGGACCATTTATCCCAACTCCCATATATTCCAGGTTAGCAACTAACCACTTAAAGTTGATGTGACTCCGCAGAAGTTTGTTCCAGAGTCAGTCTTCTTTCCATGACAAGAAAACAGCGCATTGCCTATGCCTTGGAGTCTCCTGATTCCTCTGAGCACACTGAAGCCCACACTCTTCCTTGGAGCACAGGCTTTGCTAGCGAAGGGAAAGTGGTCTTCTACCTCCATTCTCTTCTCCAACCTCAGAAAGCCTGAGATGGACACAGGCTGCTGGCTTCCAGTCAAGCCCTATCAGCCTGCAGCGTCCCCAGCTCAGAAATGCTTCCTTGGTCCCGCGCACAAGGGTGTGACCCCTCTTTCAAGGTTCCAGGTAAATCGGAAGCTTATCCCTTCGTCTGCTGCCTTTGCTCTCAGTGGACCGCCTGGGTCCCAGTCTGAGGCCCACCGTTTGCACACTTTGGCCCCAGGCTGGCCTGACCGGACTGCGGGACAGCCGTGTTGCTAAAGGTCGGTGAGGAGCACTTGGCCACCTTGCTCTGGAGCTCTTTCTTTTTGAGTTCATAGGACAAATTTGAGTGATAAATATCTTCAAAGGACTTAACATTCTTCTTGAGGATGTTGCTGGCTAACCGGAAGAGGAAGATCACTCCGTAGATGCCGATGATGGTGAGGAGGTACCAGGCGGCACTGGTCCCATCCGTCAGCTGCAGGGCCCTGGTGGAGTTGGTGCCATTCCTCCCCTCCATGGGGCCACCCAGGAGAGCGCTGGCCTGGGTCTGGGGTGTCCACTCGATCACTGAGAAACAGAGAGGCCAGATGAGAGGCAGCATGCTGGCTGAGGACCATTTGGCCAAACCTCGCCAGTGAGAGAGCTATCTGTCCCCTACGACTGCTCCAAGAGGCGGTCTTTACGGCATGGCAGGGGCCTAGCAACAGGCGGGCCAAGACATTCTTAAAATGGAGAGCTCCCAACACCAAGTTCGTGAATAGGAGACATGAGGTCACAAGGATCTCTACTGTCCCCAGCAAATGCAGCTAAAACACCAGTAGGGTTTCTTTGTGAATAAACTATTCGTATAGAGAAAGTAATTGTCAAAACTAATTAGGAAAAATCTGGAGGGAAAAAGGTGATGAATGAATTAACCTAAccagaaatttaaaactattaGCCAGAGAATTTAGCGTATGTTAAATTATATAAGATCATGGCCCAACTTTGCACAGGGTAAGGGGGCGCTTTTCAGAACCGGGTCCAATTCTCTCTGCCAACTCTCCCCGTGAAGCTGCAATAGCTAAAACAACATGTCGATGATATGAAGGCAAGAAGACCCGTGGAACAGAGTGGAGACACCACCCACAGGTGAGGACCTGGGCCCTGGGAGGTGATAAAGGAGTTTTTCTGATTAGGAGGAAAAAGATGGGCCATTGGATAAGTAGCATTGATTCCTCATCTCTCACCACAGGTCCCAGAGAGTCCAGATTTCAAAGAATCTcacataaaagacaaaataatttaaagtcctggggaaaaaaaacaacaacagactTTGTCCCTTAGCATCTCACACTGGGACCTCCTATCTCAGtataacagaaaaatacagaaaaaagaaagaaaaagttaaattcaacttcatttaacattttttaagttattgcataatataaattaaaagacaCACAACAAATCAGAGGAACACTAGAACTCATATCACTAATATTTTAAATGGCCCTCAGTTCTGTAagaaaaagtctaaaaaaattgCAAAAGGTGTGGACACGGAGGTCACAGGGGAACAGGAACCTTCAACACAAAGGAAAGCTCAGTAGGTTTGCAAACTACTGATATTTCAAAATCCAGGATGTGGATACATTGTGGGCGGATGCGGCTCCTGAGTGACTGCTGGTCTCCGCATAAATTCATGGAGTATGCAGGGCACACTGACAAGGTCTACTGACGTTCAATGCATTTACCTTTGACCCAGCGATTCCACCTCTAGCAATTAATCCTAGAGCTGCTCTGGAACGTGCCTGACACAGCACTGCAGTCGGCTTGCTGAGCCCATGGGTCTGCACCATGGAGTCCAAGAgccacagatcaaaaatattcagaaagttcagaaagaaaaaactgcAACACTACTGAGTAGATATAGACTTTTtacttgtcattattctctaaatgaTACAATATGACAATGGTTTATAGCGCATgtgcattgtattaggtattataattaACCTAGAGAGGACTTAAAATATATGGGAGAATGTACCcaggttatgtgcaaatattatgccattaaAGAATTCAAACATATGCAGATTTTGGTGTCCGTGGGGGCCCTGGAAACCTCCGTCATGGAGACTGAGCAATGAGTAGGTGCTTAAGGTAAGTCACTGCAGCCTTGCTATGACAACTAATGCTTGGAACAGCCTGAATGGTATCAGCAGAAGGATGGTTAAATTCATTTCAGAAACTCCATGCAATAGAACTCTatgcagtcataaaaaagaagattttagttattaaatattgataagttaaaaaaaaagctaaaggccATATAGTAAGCAATCAAGAGGGggagtgtgtatgtgtttgcttactgttgctgtaacaaatatctgagataaatcaacttataaagaagaaaggttgggaggtccaagatggcggactagagggaggctgcgttccttgtcgctccataactccagtttcaagcagaggatatctatttcttggtgaggcagtttttgccgcttattgatcccctgctgtttaccccatttgtctactgtgatgacctgcagtctgccatcatatcaacgccttttttgagtgcagattgctcactgtcaggcgcctattatccgccatttgcctgcctcttgcctgtccatcgcctgcctttcacctacccatcacccaccacccaaggttcacctcccgatcgtcagatagctgccagcagactgactgcagaccgccagtggagggccggctgcctgctattgcctggaaattcactgttACAGAACctgcaggatccctcagcccgatcaatcactccctgcctctggggctctcacatcgactgactgctccctgctgccaggacccccagaccaactgactgcgtcctatcaccgggaccccagaccgactgattgcacccggcctccaggatcccacaaccacaccaaacacacccgacctccaggacccctgcctgaccaaccgcaccccacctccaggacctccagctgaccacgtccacaccctgagctgcagctccccatttgccaacacatttggaaaccagagtggccatcttggataatcctggaagccgtagctccgatctttaggtggggcaaatcccatcctgcgatgcctgctggagacttgaagctcattgtcaggtacctctcatgcatcaggctactgaacactgggaggtttcattactatatgactgttatactatagattttctttcttctccttattgaacaattttaagattttatttctttactttttttggctctcttttctttttgtttacctgttccctcagagtctctttctccctttttgcatgctaacatccaatttcttttgattacactctcaccctttctattatctagaacttctgtatattcttttcttatcccattaacagctacattctacatccctctgcatcctctttgtcctccattagaaactgcagaccttattgcaaatctgtttgttatactgaagataatatttgaactcattctgtttattatgacaattttgttattgtcctcataggggctatttggtctagaacTGCATAGTATCTGAATTGGGCACAACTAATATTGATCTCtgcttaaagaaaaggttttggaaacctatagggccactataagcctatagggaggaatctgcaataccccaggtctgcactgctagaggggaagatacatgaacaacatgaaaaaacaagggaagaaaatgatccaaacaaatctagattctatattaatagaatccaatgacagtatggtagaagaaatgtcagaaaaggacttcagattatacatgattaagatgattcgtgaagcaaaggataagataagagagcaaatgcaggcaaagaatgataataccaataagcagttgaaagagcaactgcaggaagcaaaagatcatttcagcaaagagagagagattctcaaaaaaaaaaaaaaaaaaaaaaaaaaaaaaaaaaaaaaaaaccaaatggaaatccttgaaatgaaggaaacaataaaccaaataaaaaactcaatggaaagcatcaccaaaagactagaccacttggaagacagaacctcagacaatgaagacaaaatatttaatcttgaaaataaagttgcccaaacagagaagatggtaagaaatcatgaacagaatctccaacaactatgggacatcatgaaaagaccaaatttaagagttatctggattgaggaaggcacagagatacaaaacaaaaggaatgaacaacctattcaatgaaataatatcagaaaatttcccaaacatgaagaatgaaatggaaaatcaaatacaagaggcaaatgcacaaaatcacaacagatccacaccaaggcacattataatgaaaatgcctaacattcaaaataaagataggattttgaagtctgcgagagaaaagcatcagattacatatagggggagaccaatacggatagcagccgacttctcaacccagactctaaaagctagaagggcctggaacaacgtatttcaagctctgaaagaacatggttgccaaccgagaatcctatacccagcaaaactaaccttcagatttgaagatgaaataaaatccttccatgataaacaaaagttaaaagaatttacaaatagaaatcctgagctacagaatattctcaacaaaatattccatgaggaggaaatgaaaaacaataatgtaggtcagcaaagttaactaccttaaagaaaaaaactcaaaggagaaactgagccaagttaaaaaccaaaaataagcccaaatgactgggaatacaaatcatatctcaataataaccttgaacattaatggcctaaactcgtcaatcaaaagacatagactggcagaatggattaaaaagaaagacccaacaacatgctgcctgcaagagactcacctcatagaaaaagacatccacagactaaaggtgaaaggatgggaaaaaacctaccatgcacatggactcagtaaaaaagtgggggtttccatccttatatcagataaagtggactttaagccaaagttagtcagaagggataaagaagtacatttcatactgcttaagggaaccataaatcaggaagacataacgatagtacatgtttatgccccaaacaatggtgcatccctttACATCACACAAATCcatctcaatttcaggaatcaaatagaccacaacacaataattctgggtgactttaacacactgctgtcaccactagatagatcttccaaacaaaaaccaaacaaagaaaccatagaactcaataacacaatcaataacctggacttaatagacatatatagaatattacatccatcaacaagtggattcactttcttctcagcagcacatggaaccttcttgaaaatagaccatatgttatgcaacaaagcagcccttaggaaatgcaaaaaaatagagatactgccttgtgttctattagatcataatggactgagagtagaaatcaatgacaaaataaaaaacagaaattactgcaacacctggagactaaacagtatgctattgaatgaaacatggataacagaaaacatcagggaggagataaaaaaattcttagaggtcaatgagaatgacgatacaatatatcaaaatctctgggacactatgaaagtggtactgagaggaaaattcattgcatggagcgcattccagaaaagaatgaaaagtcaacaactaaatgacctaaccatacagctcaaagtcctagaaaaagaagaacagaataacagcaaaagtagtagaagacaggaaataattaaaatcagagctgaaatcaatgaaattaaaacaaaagaaattattcaaaaaattgacaaaacaaaaagttggttctttgagaaagtaaacaaaatagacaaacccttagccacactaacaaagagaaggagagaaaacactcaaattactaaaattcgtgatgaaaaaggaaatatcacgacagacaccactgagatacataacataatgagaagctactttgaaaatctgtattccaacaaaatagaaactactgaagacattgacaaatttctagagacatatgctcctcccaaactgaaccaggaggacatacacaatttaaacagatcaatatcacacaatgaaatagaaaaaaaccattaaaaacctaccatccaagaaaagcccagaaccagacggattcttagccgagttctacaagaccttcaaagaagaactcattccaatacttctcaaagtattccaggaaatagaaaaggagggtaccctaccaaactcattctatgaagctaatatcaccttcatacccaaaccaggaaaagacacatcaaggaaaaaaaattttagaccaatatccttgatgatgcaaagatccttaacaaagtattggcaaaccgtatccaaaaacatattaagaaaattatacatcacgatcaagtggagttcatccctggaatgcaaggatggttcaacatccgtaaatcaataaatgtaatccatcatgtcaatagacttaaggataagaatcatatggttatttcaattgatgcagaaaaagcgttcgaccaaatacaacaccccttcatactcaaaacactagaaaaaatagggatagtaggaacatacctgaacattgtaaaggctatttatgctaagcccatggccaacatcatttttaatggagaaaaactgaagccattccctttaaaaacgggaacaagacagggatgtctctttcaccacttctattcaacattgtccttgaaactctagccagagcaattaggcagaccaaagaaattaaagggatatgaataggaaaagagcaacttaagctgtcactatttgctgatgacatgattctatatttagaggatccaaaaacctcctcctgaaaacttctagaccttattaatgaattcagcaaaatagcaggctataaaatcaacacacataaatctaaagcatttttatatgcaagtgatgaaacatctgaaatggaaatgaggaaaataactccatttgcaatagcctcaaaaaaaataaaatacttaggaatcaatctaaccaaagaggtaaaagatctctacaatgaaaactacaaaacattgaagaaagaaattgaggaagaccttagaagatggaaagatctcccatgttcttggataggcagaattaatattgtcaaaatggccatattaccaaaagtgctatacagattcaatgtaattccaattaaaatcccaatgatgtatgttacagaaatagagcaagcaatcatgaaattcatctggaagaataagaaacccagaatagctaaagcaatccttagcaagaagaatgaaacaggaaatatcacaataccagaacttcaactatactacaaagcaatagtaacaaaaatggcatggtattggcaccaaaatagacaggtagatcaatagtacagaatggaggacacagacacaaacccaaataaatacaattttctcatactagacaaaggggccaaaaatatgcaatggagaaaagatagcctcttcaacaaatggtgctgggaaaactggaaatccatatgcaacagaatgaaactaaacccctatctctcaccctgcacaaaaatcaactcacaatggatcaaggaccttgaaatcagaccagagaccctgcatcttatagaagaaaaagtaggtccaatcttcaacttgttggcttaggatcagacttccttaacaggaaagcacaacatagcacaagaaataaaagcaagaatcaacaactggaatagattcaaactaaatagctttctctaagcaaaggaaactatcagcaatgtgaagagagagtgggagaaaatctttgccactcatacttcagatagagcactaatttccagaatatatagagaactcaaaaaactct comes from the Sciurus carolinensis chromosome 9, mSciCar1.2, whole genome shotgun sequence genome and includes:
- the Smim34 gene encoding small integral membrane protein 34 produces the protein MEGRNGTNSTRALQLTDGTSAAWYLLTIIGIYGVIFLFRLASNILKKNVKSFEDIYHSNLSYELKKKELQSKVAKCSSPTFSNTAVPQSGQASLGPKCANGGPQTGTQAVH